One part of the Haliotis asinina isolate JCU_RB_2024 chromosome 2, JCU_Hal_asi_v2, whole genome shotgun sequence genome encodes these proteins:
- the LOC137271847 gene encoding uncharacterized protein, translated as MRYFLVLVAGLLAWNVVRANDEAPETAEKAEIRLKREAGYTTAAAYSTTPNPYKSSGTKRSPTGYTTAAAYSTTPNPYKSSGTKRSPTGYTKVAYSTTPKPQKSSTTKKRSWFPWKRNKRQAWYTTAAAYSTTPNPYKSSGTKRSPTGYTTAAAYSTTPNPYKSSGTKRSPTGYTTAAAYSTTPNPYKSSGTKRSPTGYTTAAAYSTTPNPYKSSGTKRSPTDYTAPNQYVTTTYPDYQTTGYQYMTTTYPDYQTTGYQYMTTTYPDYQTTGYQYMTTTYPDYQTTGYQYMTTTYPDYQTTGYQYMTTTYPDYQTTGYQSMTTTYPDYQTTGNMLYTDDGSSDQAETVYQLVSLGQSLLQEAQGALTDAVAAEDIMKQLEDTLL; from the exons ATGAGATACTTCCTGGTGCTGGTGGCGGGTCTCCTTGCCTGGAACGTTGTGAGAGCTAACGATGAAGCAccagag ACTGCAGAGAAGGCCGAAATTCGTCTGAAGCGCGAAGCAG GGTATACAACAGCGGCGGCCTACTCCACAACCCCTAACCCCTACAAATCATCTGGTACCAAACGGAGTCCAACTG GGTATACAACAGCGGCGGCCTACTCCACAACCCCTAACCCCTACAAATCATCTGGTACCAAACGGAGTCCAACTG GGTACACCAAAGTGGCCTACTCTACAACTCCCAAACCACAAAAGTCATCAACAACCAAAAAGAggtcttggtttccatggaagcgtaACAAGCGTCAAGCAT GGTATACAACAGCGGCGGCCTACTCCACAACCCCTAACCCCTACAAATCATCTGGTACCAAACGGAGTCCAACTG GGTATACAACAGCGGCGGCCTACTCCACAACCCCTAACCCCTACAAATCATCTGGTACCAAACGGAGTCCAACTG GGTATACAACAGCGGCGGCCTACTCCACAACCCCTAACCCCTACAAATCATCTGGTACCAAACGGAGTCCAACTG GGTATACAACAGCGGCGGCCTACTCCACAACCCCTAACCCCTACAAATCATCTGGTACCAAACGGAGTCCAACTG ATTACACAGCTCCCAACCAGTATGTGACAACCACATATCCGGACTACCAAACAACGGGCTACCAGTACATGACAACCACATATCCGGACTACCAAACAACGGGCTACCAGTACATGACAACCACATATCCGGACTACCAAACAACGGGCTACCAGTACATGACAACCACATATCCGGACTACCAAACAACGGGCTACCAGTACATGACAACCACATATCCGGACTACCAAACAACGGGCTACCAGTACATGACAACCACATATCCGGACTACCAAACAACGGGCTACCAGTCCATGACAACCACATATCCGGACTATCAAACAACGGGCAACATGTTGTACACTGACGATGGTTCAAGTGATCAAG CAGAGACGGTGTACCAGCTGGTCAGCCTGGGACAGTCTCTGCTGCAGGAGGCCCAGGGCGCCTTAACTGATGCTGTAGCAGCTGAGGACATTATGAAGCAACTGGAGGACACACTGCTTTGA